Proteins co-encoded in one Meiothermus sp. genomic window:
- a CDS encoding heme-degrading domain-containing protein has protein sequence MNTEQDLKVIAEQEARLRFERFDAAVAWELGARLKEAAEGLHSAISMDISLFGQALFFYAMPGATPDNADWIRRKRNVVQRFHRSSYAVGLMLKQKESSLEARGLNLQDYAAHGGSFPIFVQGVGCIGAITVSGLPQREDHELVVEVLAGYLGLPYEELALDP, from the coding sequence ATGAACACCGAACAAGACCTGAAGGTGATTGCCGAGCAGGAGGCCCGCCTGCGCTTTGAGCGCTTCGATGCCGCCGTGGCCTGGGAGCTGGGCGCCCGGCTCAAAGAGGCTGCCGAGGGCCTGCACAGCGCCATTTCCATGGATATTAGCCTGTTTGGGCAGGCGCTCTTCTTCTACGCAATGCCCGGCGCCACCCCCGACAACGCCGACTGGATCCGGCGCAAGCGCAACGTGGTGCAGCGTTTTCACCGCAGCTCCTATGCGGTGGGCCTGATGCTCAAGCAAAAGGAGAGCAGCCTGGAGGCGCGGGGTCTGAACCTCCAGGACTACGCGGCCCACGGAGGGAGTTTCCCCATCTTCGTGCAGGGGGTGGGGTGCATTGGGGCCATCACGGTCTCGGGGCTGCCCCAGCGCGAAGACCACGAGCTGGTGGTGGAGGTGCTGGCAGGCTACCTGGGCCTGCCCTACGAGGAGCTGGCCCTGGATCCCTGA
- a CDS encoding vanadium-dependent haloperoxidase, which yields MRILLWVLVLVGCWGLGQSRAWIATPTPALRGLLEQLKPVEGQPANSLSWETLDELQRLELLGIQTQMFSPLRTARALALLTVAIHDALYLTQGRPVEANVLAAYAAQEVMLYLHPTFPNLKDAVRQTAQAIYRQAQAQGWPEPNLKISQALGRQVGLQVVAWGRQDGAARQIIPTYPAPAPGVWVLPLGRPAVEPGWGGVRPIGVAPEALAKAPPPPAWDSPAFARERALFWEEQAKLDEAGRQIADKWAGDPGTVTPAGLWQEAALEILRQRRLEATQAVAILAVLNIAMHNANIACWRDKFTYYVARPEQWVRSFDRRWQPYLRTPKHPSYPSGHSVMSGAAATVLTHFFPEEAPTWEALAREASYSRVIAGIHWFVDGSGGLEQGRQVARQVLEALQKP from the coding sequence ATGCGCATACTGCTTTGGGTACTGGTGCTGGTGGGCTGCTGGGGCCTGGGCCAGTCCAGGGCCTGGATTGCGACCCCTACCCCGGCCCTGCGCGGGCTGCTGGAGCAACTCAAGCCGGTGGAGGGCCAGCCGGCGAATTCACTGAGCTGGGAGACTTTGGACGAGCTGCAGCGCCTCGAGCTTCTGGGCATCCAGACCCAGATGTTCTCCCCCCTGCGCACCGCCCGGGCGCTGGCCTTGCTCACCGTAGCCATCCACGATGCGCTTTACCTAACCCAGGGTCGGCCTGTCGAGGCCAACGTGCTGGCGGCTTATGCCGCCCAGGAGGTGATGCTCTACCTGCACCCCACCTTTCCCAACCTCAAGGATGCCGTGCGCCAGACCGCCCAGGCCATCTACCGCCAGGCCCAGGCCCAGGGCTGGCCGGAACCCAACCTCAAGATCAGCCAGGCCCTGGGCCGCCAGGTGGGGTTGCAGGTGGTGGCCTGGGGCCGCCAGGATGGGGCCGCCCGCCAGATTATCCCAACCTACCCGGCCCCGGCCCCTGGGGTCTGGGTGCTGCCCCTGGGCCGGCCTGCGGTGGAGCCGGGCTGGGGTGGGGTGCGGCCCATTGGGGTGGCCCCCGAGGCCCTGGCCAAAGCCCCGCCGCCCCCGGCCTGGGACTCGCCCGCGTTCGCCCGTGAGCGGGCTCTGTTCTGGGAGGAGCAGGCCAAACTAGACGAGGCTGGGCGGCAGATTGCCGATAAGTGGGCCGGTGACCCTGGCACCGTCACCCCGGCGGGCCTCTGGCAGGAGGCGGCCCTGGAGATTCTGCGCCAGCGCCGGCTCGAGGCCACACAAGCCGTTGCGATACTGGCCGTGCTCAATATCGCCATGCACAACGCCAACATCGCTTGCTGGCGCGATAAGTTCACCTACTACGTAGCCCGGCCCGAGCAGTGGGTACGGAGCTTCGACCGGCGCTGGCAGCCCTACCTGCGCACCCCCAAGCACCCTTCCTACCCCTCGGGCCACTCGGTCATGAGCGGGGCGGCGGCAACGGTACTGACGCACTTCTTCCCCGAGGAGGCCCCGACCTGGGAGGCCCTGGCCAGGGAAGCCTCGTACTCGAGGGTCATCGCCGGGATTCACTGGTTTGTGGATGGCAGCGGCGGGCTCGAGCAGGGCCGCCAGGTCGCCCGTCAGGTGCTGGAAGCGCTGCAAAAACCCTAG
- a CDS encoding CRTAC1 family protein, whose translation MPWIYRVWALLGIWLGSWALAQVTPIFAEETQSSGLQSRFEGDYVVGGGLAAFDCNGDGLPELVLAGGAQRAKLYLNQSPVGGPLRFREASAGVELEGVMGAYPLDIDSDGLPDLALLRDGEDVLLRGLGNCRFENANRRWGFQGGSTWTTAFSATWEQGQLWPTLATGAYVKRNTTFPWGTCRGNALYRPAPGGKGFAPPWPLEPSYCALSMLFSDWNRSGRPALRVSNDREYYQGKGQEQLWQLSPGQPPRLYTEAEGWKRLQIWGMGIASYDLTGSGYPVYYLTSMGDNKLQMLESPERPSYVDIAFRRNATAHRPYTGGDVHMSTAWHAQFEDVNNDGLIDLFVSKGNVGFMREAAARDPNNLMLGRPDGTFVEVGDKAGMASFLRGRGAQVVDLNADGRLDIVVVNRLDRAQVWRNLGGASGQPLGNWLQVKLQQPGPNPDAVGAWLEVELPGRVLRRELTVGGGHLSGSLGFVHFGLGPAERVRLRVRWPDGQQGDWLEAPSNRFVVLTRNQELRSYTPGGGY comes from the coding sequence ATGCCCTGGATATACCGGGTGTGGGCTTTACTGGGTATCTGGCTGGGCTCGTGGGCGCTGGCCCAGGTAACGCCCATTTTTGCCGAGGAAACCCAGAGCTCTGGCCTGCAAAGCCGCTTCGAGGGCGACTATGTGGTGGGGGGCGGGCTGGCTGCTTTCGACTGCAACGGCGATGGCCTGCCCGAACTGGTGCTGGCGGGGGGCGCGCAACGGGCCAAGCTCTACCTGAACCAGAGCCCTGTGGGAGGGCCGCTGCGCTTTCGGGAAGCGAGCGCGGGGGTGGAGCTCGAGGGGGTGATGGGGGCTTACCCCCTCGACATTGACAGCGACGGCCTCCCCGACCTGGCCCTGCTGCGCGACGGCGAGGACGTTTTGCTGCGCGGGCTGGGCAATTGCCGCTTCGAGAACGCCAACCGTCGGTGGGGCTTCCAGGGGGGGAGCACCTGGACAACCGCTTTTTCGGCAACCTGGGAACAGGGCCAACTCTGGCCCACCCTGGCCACGGGCGCTTACGTCAAGCGCAACACCACCTTCCCCTGGGGCACCTGCCGGGGCAACGCGCTGTACCGGCCTGCCCCAGGGGGTAAGGGCTTCGCACCCCCCTGGCCGCTCGAGCCCAGCTACTGCGCGCTCTCCATGTTGTTTTCCGACTGGAACCGCTCGGGCCGCCCGGCCCTGCGGGTCTCCAACGACCGCGAGTACTACCAGGGCAAAGGCCAGGAGCAGCTCTGGCAGCTCAGCCCCGGCCAGCCCCCACGGCTCTATACCGAGGCCGAGGGCTGGAAGCGCCTGCAAATCTGGGGCATGGGCATCGCCAGCTACGACCTCACGGGCTCGGGCTACCCGGTCTACTACCTCACCAGCATGGGCGACAACAAGCTGCAGATGCTCGAGTCGCCCGAGAGGCCCAGCTACGTGGACATCGCCTTCCGCCGCAACGCCACCGCCCACCGCCCCTACACCGGCGGCGATGTGCATATGTCCACCGCCTGGCACGCCCAGTTCGAGGATGTCAACAACGACGGCCTGATTGATCTGTTTGTCAGCAAGGGCAACGTGGGTTTCATGCGCGAGGCGGCAGCCCGCGACCCCAACAACCTGATGCTCGGCAGGCCGGACGGCACCTTTGTCGAAGTGGGGGACAAGGCCGGGATGGCCAGCTTTTTGCGGGGGCGGGGGGCCCAGGTGGTGGATCTGAACGCCGACGGCCGCCTGGACATCGTGGTGGTCAACCGGCTCGACCGGGCCCAGGTCTGGCGCAACCTGGGGGGGGCCAGCGGCCAGCCCCTGGGCAACTGGCTGCAGGTAAAGCTCCAGCAGCCGGGCCCCAACCCCGATGCCGTGGGGGCCTGGCTCGAGGTCGAGCTACCCGGCCGAGTCCTGCGGCGCGAGCTAACGGTGGGCGGCGGCCACCTGAGCGGCAGCCTGGGCTTCGTGCACTTTGGGCTGGGCCCGGCCGAGCGGGTGCGCCTGCGGGTGCGCTGGCCCGACGGCCAGCAGGGGGACTGGCTCGAGGCCCCCAGCAACCGCTTCGTGGTGCTGACCCGAAACCAGGAACTCCGCAGCTACACACCGGGCGGCGGTTATTGA
- a CDS encoding aminotransferase class V-fold PLP-dependent enzyme yields MDFDQDTKALEPGPFGRAMRAHWLLDPTIIYLNHGTVGATPKQVLAAQQALREEMEQQPARFLLRELSALSGPSDRALPRLREAAQAVARFMGAEGQDLVFVDNATTGVNAVLRSLDLQPGDEILITNLAYGAVVNAAGFVAQAAGARLVMVQLPFPVSSPADYVNRLAQALSPRTRLAILDHITSETALVLPLAEMAACCRAAGVPVLVDGAHAPGAIPLDIPRLGVDYYTGNLHKWALAPKGCGFLWAAPERQQSLHPPVISWGLGQGFVQEFDWVGTKDPTPFLAAPAALELMQAWGPDAMQAYNHHLAWQAAVWLTARWGFELPAPRAMLGCMATLPLPASLGSTREDAVRLQYALLYQHRIEAPILCLGGRLWVRISAQVYNTLEDIEALAQAIDTHFVSIVHF; encoded by the coding sequence ATGGATTTTGACCAGGACACCAAAGCGCTCGAGCCGGGCCCCTTTGGCCGGGCCATGCGCGCCCACTGGCTCCTCGACCCCACCATCATCTACCTGAACCACGGGACGGTTGGCGCCACCCCAAAGCAGGTGCTGGCCGCACAGCAGGCCCTGCGTGAGGAAATGGAGCAGCAGCCGGCCCGCTTTTTACTGCGGGAGCTTTCGGCCCTCTCGGGCCCTTCCGACCGCGCCCTGCCCCGGCTGCGGGAGGCGGCCCAGGCGGTGGCCCGGTTTATGGGGGCCGAAGGGCAGGATCTGGTTTTTGTGGACAATGCCACCACCGGGGTCAATGCTGTCTTGCGCTCACTGGATTTGCAGCCTGGTGACGAAATTCTTATTACCAATCTGGCCTACGGAGCGGTGGTGAATGCGGCGGGCTTTGTAGCCCAGGCCGCTGGAGCCAGGCTGGTGATGGTACAGTTGCCCTTTCCGGTGTCCAGTCCGGCGGACTACGTGAACCGGCTGGCCCAGGCCCTCTCCCCCCGCACCCGCCTGGCGATCCTCGACCACATCACCTCTGAGACCGCGCTGGTGCTGCCCCTGGCCGAGATGGCCGCCTGCTGCCGGGCGGCGGGGGTGCCGGTGCTGGTAGATGGGGCCCACGCCCCAGGGGCCATTCCCTTAGATATCCCCCGCCTGGGGGTGGACTACTACACCGGCAACCTGCACAAGTGGGCCCTGGCCCCCAAAGGCTGCGGTTTTTTGTGGGCGGCCCCCGAGCGGCAGCAAAGCCTGCACCCACCGGTGATCTCCTGGGGCCTGGGGCAGGGTTTTGTGCAGGAGTTCGACTGGGTGGGCACCAAAGACCCCACCCCCTTTCTGGCCGCGCCGGCGGCGCTGGAGCTCATGCAAGCCTGGGGCCCAGACGCCATGCAGGCCTATAACCACCACCTGGCCTGGCAGGCCGCAGTCTGGCTGACCGCGCGCTGGGGATTTGAACTGCCAGCGCCCAGGGCCATGCTGGGCTGTATGGCGACCCTGCCCCTGCCGGCCTCGCTGGGCAGCACCCGCGAAGACGCCGTGCGCCTGCAGTACGCTCTGCTGTACCAGCACCGCATCGAAGCCCCCATCCTCTGCCTGGGCGGCCGCTTATGGGTGCGCATCTCGGCCCAGGTCTACAACACCCTGGAGGACATAGAGGCCCTGGCCCAGGCCATTGATACGCATTTCGTCAGTATCGTTCATTTTTGA
- a CDS encoding sugar ABC transporter permease, whose product MQMQSTARARTSLVQSLGVDGRILTMLIVLAVVWTVFQLLTMQQPGQFLSPQNLWNLSVQTAVVGIMVGGMVMVIVTRQIDLSVGSILGFTGMIMALIQTVPPLGWGGHWLLALLAGLVLGALIGAFQGYWVAYWGVPAFVVTLAGLLIFRNATFIVASGRTIGPLDDNFKVLGGGLNGSIGEFWTWVVGLVVMAFVVYQALSNRSRRLKNGLPVRPVWAEGLVTGTLLVLILAFVLVMNAFPYPGTNVPRGMPVPVLITLVVLFVLNWVALNTRFGRYVFAIGGNPEAALLAGINVKRMLVAVFALMGMLAALAGAVQAARLNFVTNSMGNLLELDVIAAAVIGGTALSGGSGTIVGAALGALLMSSLRSGMVLMGLPTEWQNVVLGLVLLAAVIWNTVYLRNRR is encoded by the coding sequence ATGCAGATGCAAAGCACAGCAAGGGCCCGCACAAGCCTGGTGCAAAGCCTGGGGGTGGATGGCCGTATCCTGACCATGCTCATCGTGCTGGCAGTGGTCTGGACGGTATTCCAGCTTCTCACCATGCAGCAGCCGGGCCAGTTTTTGAGTCCGCAGAACCTCTGGAACCTCTCGGTGCAGACCGCGGTGGTGGGCATCATGGTGGGGGGTATGGTCATGGTGATCGTAACCCGCCAGATCGACCTTTCGGTGGGCTCAATTCTGGGCTTCACCGGGATGATCATGGCCCTCATCCAGACCGTTCCCCCGCTGGGCTGGGGCGGCCACTGGCTCCTGGCGCTGCTGGCCGGGCTGGTGCTGGGCGCGCTGATTGGGGCCTTTCAGGGCTACTGGGTGGCCTACTGGGGGGTGCCGGCCTTCGTGGTCACCCTGGCTGGGCTGCTCATCTTTCGCAACGCCACCTTTATCGTAGCCAGCGGGCGCACCATCGGCCCCTTAGACGACAACTTTAAGGTGCTGGGTGGCGGGCTCAACGGCTCCATCGGGGAGTTCTGGACCTGGGTGGTAGGGCTGGTGGTCATGGCTTTTGTGGTTTATCAGGCCCTCTCCAACCGCAGCCGCCGCCTCAAAAACGGCCTGCCGGTGCGCCCGGTCTGGGCCGAGGGGCTGGTCACCGGCACCCTGCTAGTCCTGATTCTGGCTTTCGTGCTGGTCATGAACGCCTTCCCCTACCCCGGCACCAATGTCCCTCGAGGCATGCCGGTACCGGTGCTGATTACCCTGGTGGTGCTGTTCGTGCTCAACTGGGTAGCCCTCAACACCCGCTTCGGCCGCTACGTCTTTGCCATTGGGGGCAACCCCGAGGCCGCGCTGCTAGCCGGCATCAACGTCAAGCGCATGCTGGTGGCGGTTTTTGCCCTGATGGGCATGCTGGCAGCCCTGGCCGGCGCGGTGCAGGCGGCCCGGCTCAACTTTGTGACCAACAGCATGGGCAACCTGCTCGAGCTCGACGTGATCGCCGCGGCGGTCATCGGCGGCACCGCCCTCTCCGGCGGCAGCGGCACCATCGTGGGGGCAGCCCTGGGGGCCCTGCTGATGTCTTCCCTGCGCAGCGGGATGGTGCTGATGGGCCTCCCGACCGAGTGGCAGAACGTGGTGCTGGGCCTGGTGCTGCTGGCCGCAGTCATCTGGAACACGGTCTACCTGAGGAACCGGAGGTAA
- the xylF gene encoding D-xylose ABC transporter substrate-binding protein — MKPFTKVMVLLWFALAVPAFAQQIIVGVSWANFQEERWKIDERAIREQLGRMGATYISADAQSSSEKQLNDIDALIARGAKALIILAWDKDAILPAIDKAKAAGIPVVAYDRLIENDYAYYITFDNVEVGRMQAREVYKVRPKGNYAFILGANTDPNADFLHKGQLEVLDAAIKRGDIKVVGKQYTEGWKPEVAQRNMEQILTANGNKVDAVVASNDGTAGGVVAALAAVGLAGKVPVSGQDGDQAALNRVARGLQTVSVWKDARELGRRAAEAAVLMARGTPMDKLPGRTIFADGPNKVRMNALLLKPIPITRQNLDVVLRAGWITKQALCQGVSGASAPAACR, encoded by the coding sequence ATGAAGCCATTCACCAAAGTGATGGTGTTGTTGTGGTTTGCACTGGCTGTACCAGCTTTTGCCCAGCAGATCATCGTGGGGGTGAGCTGGGCCAACTTCCAGGAGGAACGCTGGAAGATTGACGAGCGGGCCATCCGCGAGCAGTTGGGCCGCATGGGCGCGACCTATATCAGCGCCGACGCCCAAAGCTCGTCCGAGAAGCAGCTCAACGACATTGACGCCCTGATTGCGCGCGGGGCCAAGGCCCTGATCATCCTGGCCTGGGACAAAGACGCCATCCTGCCCGCCATTGACAAAGCCAAGGCCGCGGGCATCCCGGTGGTGGCCTACGACCGCCTCATCGAAAACGACTACGCCTACTACATCACCTTCGACAACGTGGAGGTAGGCCGCATGCAGGCCCGCGAGGTCTATAAGGTTCGGCCCAAGGGCAATTACGCCTTCATCCTGGGGGCCAACACCGACCCCAACGCCGACTTCCTGCATAAGGGGCAGCTCGAGGTGCTCGATGCCGCCATCAAGCGCGGCGACATCAAGGTGGTGGGCAAGCAGTACACCGAAGGCTGGAAGCCCGAGGTAGCCCAGCGCAACATGGAGCAGATCCTCACCGCCAACGGCAACAAAGTGGACGCCGTGGTGGCCTCCAACGACGGCACCGCCGGGGGTGTGGTGGCCGCACTGGCCGCGGTAGGTCTGGCCGGCAAGGTGCCGGTCTCGGGCCAGGACGGCGACCAGGCCGCCCTCAACCGGGTGGCGCGTGGGCTGCAAACCGTTAGCGTCTGGAAGGACGCCCGCGAGCTGGGCCGCCGTGCTGCCGAGGCCGCAGTGCTCATGGCCCGTGGCACCCCCATGGACAAACTGCCGGGCCGCACCATTTTTGCCGATGGGCCCAACAAAGTCCGCATGAACGCCCTGCTGCTCAAACCCATCCCCATCACCCGCCAGAACCTGGATGTGGTGCTGCGGGCCGGCTGGATCACCAAGCAAGCCCTCTGCCAGGGGGTGAGCGGCGCCAGCGCCCCGGCGGCCTGCCGGTAG
- a CDS encoding oxidoreductase, giving the protein MTLPIHVALIGYGMAGKVFHAPVIQAVPGLHLVTIQSSQPQKVHSDWPEVWVSTTFEEVIESPQIDLVVIATPNPTHYELARRALEAGKHVVVDKPFTLFAHEARALQALAQAQGRVLAVFQNRRWDGDFMTLQKIVEAGTLGEVIYFESHFDRYRPVVQNRWREQPGPGSGLWYDLGPHLADQALLLFGWPQALYADIGMQRYGAQADDYFHVLLRYPRLRVVLHASALVPGGSPRFVVHGTQASLVHFGLDTQEKALRVGLRPGEPNWNPDPCEAWLHRPEQAPEPVVVAPGDYRRFYEGVRDAIQGKGPNPVPPEQAVRLMELLEAAQKSALERREIALGGET; this is encoded by the coding sequence GTGACCCTACCCATTCACGTTGCACTGATCGGCTATGGCATGGCCGGAAAAGTCTTTCACGCCCCCGTTATTCAGGCGGTGCCGGGCCTGCACCTGGTGACCATCCAGAGCAGCCAGCCCCAGAAGGTGCACTCAGACTGGCCTGAGGTCTGGGTGAGCACCACCTTCGAGGAGGTGATCGAGAGCCCCCAGATTGACCTGGTGGTGATCGCCACCCCCAACCCCACCCACTACGAGCTGGCCCGGCGGGCCCTGGAGGCCGGCAAACACGTGGTGGTGGACAAACCCTTCACGCTTTTTGCCCACGAAGCCCGGGCGCTCCAGGCGCTGGCCCAGGCCCAGGGGCGGGTGCTCGCGGTCTTCCAGAACCGGCGCTGGGACGGCGACTTCATGACCCTGCAAAAAATTGTGGAGGCCGGCACCCTGGGGGAGGTAATCTACTTCGAGTCGCACTTCGACCGCTACCGCCCGGTGGTGCAGAACCGCTGGCGCGAGCAGCCCGGCCCTGGCAGCGGCCTCTGGTACGACCTGGGCCCCCACCTGGCCGACCAGGCCCTGCTGCTTTTTGGCTGGCCTCAGGCCCTCTACGCCGATATCGGGATGCAGCGGTACGGCGCCCAGGCCGACGATTACTTTCACGTGCTGCTGCGCTATCCCCGGCTCCGGGTGGTGCTGCATGCCAGCGCCCTGGTGCCGGGGGGCAGCCCGCGCTTTGTGGTGCATGGAACCCAGGCCAGCCTGGTGCACTTTGGCCTGGATACCCAGGAAAAAGCCCTGCGGGTGGGCTTGCGTCCGGGGGAGCCCAACTGGAATCCAGACCCATGCGAAGCCTGGCTGCACCGGCCCGAACAGGCCCCCGAGCCCGTTGTGGTGGCGCCGGGCGACTACCGGCGCTTTTACGAGGGGGTGCGGGATGCCATCCAGGGCAAGGGGCCCAACCCGGTGCCACCCGAGCAGGCGGTGCGGCTGATGGAGCTGCTCGAGGCCGCCCAGAAGAGCGCGCTCGAGCGCCGCGAGATTGCTTTAGGGGGTGAGACATGA
- a CDS encoding PIG-L deacetylase family protein → MRLLAVFPHPDDEIGVSGTLAKHVLRGDAAKILWLTRGELASQFGEMPPDEVARIREEHGHTVAQMIGAEAQFLDFADSSLTGGRDEALAIAQVVASWKPDVVITWNPHDVHPDHRASYWATLSALKFCRIPKLVGEAHRQSVRLLHYHRGDIPRPAVYVDVGEEGQAVAEKVFSFYRDFYKWEYSLEAFRANRSRLGAEAGAKFAERFQSEAPLAHSYLG, encoded by the coding sequence GTGCGCTTACTCGCTGTCTTTCCACATCCAGACGACGAAATAGGGGTTTCCGGTACTTTGGCCAAGCATGTGCTGCGGGGTGACGCCGCCAAAATTCTCTGGCTCACCAGGGGCGAACTGGCCAGCCAGTTTGGCGAGATGCCCCCGGACGAAGTGGCCCGCATCCGAGAAGAACACGGGCACACCGTGGCCCAGATGATTGGAGCCGAGGCGCAGTTCCTGGACTTCGCCGACTCGAGTCTCACCGGTGGACGCGACGAAGCCCTGGCCATCGCCCAGGTGGTGGCGTCCTGGAAGCCGGATGTGGTAATCACCTGGAACCCCCATGATGTACACCCCGATCACCGGGCTTCCTACTGGGCCACGCTCTCGGCGCTCAAGTTCTGCCGGATTCCCAAGCTGGTGGGGGAGGCCCACCGCCAGTCGGTGCGGCTCTTGCACTACCACCGCGGCGATATTCCCCGTCCGGCGGTGTATGTGGACGTGGGCGAGGAAGGGCAGGCGGTGGCCGAAAAGGTCTTCAGCTTCTACCGCGATTTTTATAAGTGGGAGTACAGCCTCGAGGCCTTCAGGGCGAATCGCTCGAGGCTGGGGGCTGAGGCAGGCGCGAAGTTTGCAGAGCGGTTTCAGTCGGAGGCTCCTCTGGCCCATTCTTATCTGGGTTGA
- a CDS encoding chloride channel protein: MQIGSLILYSAFVGALTGVFAAGFVSLLKLFEQYLMGETLGYLPPGLPGEGGLSQVFRGPSYWWLALLLPLLFAASSYLGSGRGLGWLLAAYRAGQPVRASEYFRGIIGSLVQLGAGSPLGREGPMAALGLWVGGALGRRIPLGESSRFLPFAGMAAGFASAFHAPMAGALLASEIVYRGLALEVGALAPALIGALAGFTVYGLFHGYGPLLELPPGPLEWPQLIFGLAIGLVCAGVGTLWLEAERFLQRWSRRLTFGFRHALFGLVLAGVLLLMPEAIGNGLPWVQLGTSPILTLPFLGGLFLVQLALLILGGGVRAYGGQLTPALTLGGLSGLILAQLLGEVWPSIAPSPQSAALVGMASLLAGIARAPFAAVVLAGEIGGYSLLPLTLIGAFAAYTFTSPRGSFEVGEINPDKNGPEEPPTETALQTSRLPQPPASSDSP, from the coding sequence ATGCAGATTGGTTCGCTCATCCTATACAGCGCCTTCGTCGGAGCACTCACCGGTGTATTCGCCGCTGGGTTCGTGTCCCTGCTAAAGCTCTTCGAACAATACTTGATGGGCGAAACCCTGGGCTACCTGCCGCCCGGCCTGCCCGGCGAGGGCGGGTTGTCGCAGGTTTTTCGCGGGCCGAGCTACTGGTGGCTGGCCTTGCTGCTGCCACTCTTGTTCGCGGCCTCGAGCTACCTGGGCTCGGGCCGGGGGCTGGGCTGGCTGCTGGCCGCATACCGCGCGGGCCAGCCGGTGCGGGCCAGCGAGTATTTTCGGGGCATCATCGGCTCCCTGGTGCAGCTTGGGGCGGGTTCTCCGCTGGGCCGCGAGGGGCCCATGGCCGCCCTGGGCCTGTGGGTAGGAGGCGCCCTGGGGCGACGCATCCCCCTGGGGGAGTCGAGCCGGTTTCTGCCATTCGCCGGGATGGCCGCCGGCTTTGCCTCGGCCTTTCACGCGCCCATGGCCGGTGCGCTTTTAGCCAGCGAGATCGTCTACCGGGGGCTGGCCCTCGAGGTCGGTGCGCTGGCCCCTGCTTTGATTGGGGCCCTGGCCGGTTTTACCGTTTATGGCCTTTTTCACGGGTACGGGCCGCTGCTCGAGCTACCCCCAGGGCCGCTGGAATGGCCGCAGCTTATCTTTGGGCTGGCCATTGGACTGGTGTGCGCTGGGGTAGGTACGCTCTGGCTCGAGGCCGAGCGGTTCTTACAGCGATGGTCGCGCCGGCTGACCTTTGGGTTTCGACACGCGCTATTTGGCCTGGTGCTGGCCGGGGTCTTGCTGCTGATGCCTGAGGCCATCGGCAATGGGCTGCCCTGGGTGCAGCTTGGCACCTCCCCCATCCTCACCCTGCCCTTTTTGGGCGGGCTCTTCCTGGTGCAGTTGGCCCTGCTAATCCTGGGCGGCGGGGTGCGGGCCTACGGCGGGCAACTCACCCCGGCCCTAACCCTGGGCGGCCTGAGCGGGCTGATTCTGGCCCAGCTTTTGGGTGAGGTGTGGCCTTCCATCGCCCCCTCGCCCCAGAGCGCTGCCCTGGTGGGCATGGCCTCGTTGCTGGCCGGTATCGCCCGTGCTCCCTTTGCGGCCGTGGTGCTGGCAGGCGAAATTGGCGGGTATAGCCTGCTGCCCCTCACCCTGATTGGGGCCTTTGCGGCCTACACCTTCACCAGCCCGCGCGGCAGCTTTGAGGTTGGGGAGATCAACCCAGATAAGAATGGGCCAGAGGAGCCTCCGACTGAAACCGCTCTGCAAACTTCGCGCCTGCCTCAGCCCCCAGCCTCGAGCGATTCGCCCTGA
- a CDS encoding ATP-binding cassette domain-containing protein → MTPLVEMRNISLRFGGNQALDNVSVNLYPGEVVGLLGHNGAGKSTLIKVLSGAYQADAGQIFVNGQEVTIRTPQDAQALGIETIYQTLALADNLDAVANVFLGREKVRGVVLDEDFMELEARKTLDRLKVKIPSLRLPVAQMSGGQRQTVAIGRAIYFKARCLIMDEPTAALGPEETAKVGELIKALKAEGVGIFLISHDLHDVFDLADRLTVMKNGRVVGTVYTQDVSHDDVLGMIIGGVMPKNARPAQVPLPQRE, encoded by the coding sequence ATGACCCCGCTGGTCGAAATGCGCAACATCAGCCTGCGCTTTGGGGGCAACCAGGCGCTGGACAACGTGTCGGTCAACCTCTACCCCGGCGAGGTGGTGGGCCTGCTGGGCCACAACGGGGCGGGCAAGTCCACCCTGATCAAGGTGCTCTCGGGGGCCTACCAGGCCGACGCGGGCCAGATTTTCGTGAACGGGCAGGAGGTCACCATCCGCACCCCCCAGGACGCCCAGGCCCTGGGCATCGAGACCATCTACCAGACCCTGGCCCTGGCCGACAACCTCGACGCCGTAGCCAACGTTTTTCTGGGGCGCGAGAAGGTGCGGGGCGTGGTGCTGGACGAAGACTTCATGGAGCTCGAGGCCCGCAAAACCCTGGATCGGCTCAAGGTCAAGATTCCCTCCTTGCGGCTGCCGGTAGCCCAGATGTCCGGCGGCCAGCGCCAGACCGTGGCCATTGGCCGGGCCATCTACTTCAAGGCCCGCTGCCTGATTATGGACGAGCCCACCGCCGCGCTGGGGCCGGAGGAAACCGCCAAGGTGGGCGAGCTGATCAAAGCCCTCAAGGCCGAGGGGGTGGGCATCTTCCTGATTAGCCACGACCTGCACGACGTCTTCGACCTGGCCGACCGCCTCACGGTGATGAAAAACGGGCGGGTGGTGGGCACCGTCTACACCCAGGACGTGAGCCACGACGACGTACTGGGCATGATTATCGGCGGGGTGATGCCCAAAAACGCCCGGCCCGCCCAGGTACCCTTGCCCCAAAGGGAGTAG